In Telopea speciosissima isolate NSW1024214 ecotype Mountain lineage chromosome 10, Tspe_v1, whole genome shotgun sequence, the DNA window TGATTTAGCTGTTTAGATACTAATTTCGTGCTCATCAAGCCATTTATTCTTTCCTGCTTTGcagtatgattttttttaaaaaaattaaaacaatgaGGCGTGATTTTTGTTTGATCTGAAATGTGTGCTGCAATTCGAACAACCAACTACAAAATTGCTAATCAATTAATTTTGCACTTTGGGCAGGACCCAAATATCATTATGGTGCTAAATCAAACTCTCTGAGTTGGCAATGTTTCTGGTTTACTCTTTGTTTTGGCTTGGTTTGACTTGGACACATCGGCATGGCGAGAAAAGTGATAGGTAAGGAAATCATAATGGGAGATGAAGAATTCTGAGAAGGATTCAAAGGGTCAGTTGGTTAAATATCCCAGGCTTCATGATATCGTTGTTCAGGAGAAACAAGCACAATAAAACGAATTTCACCTTCTTCCTGCATTATTCGATCTCAAATGTGATGCCAAAGTCCGACCACTTTACCCACCGGCGGGTGGTAGCTTCTCAATTGAAGAGATGTTCCGAGAGCTGAAAGAGCTCGAATCTGTTTACGCAACAATGCTCAAGAGGGATTCCTACCAAGACTGTTTCTTAATGAATCAATTCGTTAGTGTGTGCTCTACCTTAGGTCGAATGGATTCTGCTATACTCGCCTTTGCCCACATGGAAGAACCCAATGTTTTTGTGTACAACGCCATGATCAGAGGCTTTGTTCGGTGTGCTTCCTCAATTCAGGGTCTCCAGTTTTACTTACAGATGTTAAGGGCAGGAGTCTCCCCCACAAGCTTTACGTTCTCATGTTTAATCAAAGCTTGTAGCCATTTATCTGCGGTGGGTTTTGGTGAAGCAGTTCATGGTCACATTTGGAACAATGGTCTTGAATCCCATGTTTTTGTTCAAACTGCTCTGCTTGATTTTTCTTCAATCATTGGTAAAACTCTCCAATCCCGGAAGGTGTTTGACGAAATGCCCGAAAGAGATGCCTTTGCATGGGCTTCAATGATTGCTTGTCACTTGCGGGTTGGAGACTTGGCTTCCACAGAGAAGTTGTTCAACGAGATGCCTGAAAAGAACACTGCGTCTTGGAATACCATGATTGATGGCTATGCTAGGTCTGCAAATGTTGAGTCTGCTGCAGTCTTGTTCAATCAGATGCCTGTGAGGGATCTGGTCACATGGACAACCATGATCTATTGTTATTCACAAAACAAGCAGTTCCAGGAAGCACTGGGAGTCTTTCAAGAGATGAAGAATGCAGGGGTCAGACCTGATGAAGTCACAATGTCCACGGTGATTTCAGCTTGTGCCCATCTTGGAGCTCTTGATTTAGGAAGGGATATACATCTATACGTGATAAAAAATGAGTTCAGTCTTGATATTTATATTGGATCTGCATTAATTGATATGTATGCAAAATGTGGGAACTTGGATAGATCTCTTGTGGTCTTTTTCAAACTCAGAGAAAAAAGTCTATTCTGCTGGAATTCTGTGATTGAAGGGCTTGCATCTCATGGATACGCAAAAGAAGCATTGGCCATGTTTAGCTGCATGGAGAGGGAGAAAGTCTTGCCAAACAAGGTTACTTTTATTAGTGTCCTTGGTGCTTGTACTCATGGTGGACTGGTCGAAGAAGGACGTCGTAGATTTTTTAGCATGACACAGGACTACTCGATCTATCCTGAAATTGAACACTACGGGTGTATGGTTGATCTCCTGTGCCGCGCTGGCCTTGTTGACGAGGCACTGGGATTGATAAGAGGCATGACAATTGAACCAAATGCAGTCATATGGAGGGCCGTTTTGGGTGGGTGTAAGCTTCACGGAAACTTTGAAATAGCTCAAATTGCAGTtgataaattgataattttGGAGCCAGACAACTTTGGCTACTATGTTCTTCTAATTAACATGTATGCTGAAGCAAACCATTGGAGTGAGGTTGCAAAGGTGAGGGCAATCATGAAGGAAAGAGGAGTAACAAAGAAGAGTCATGGATCTAGTTGGATCGAAGCAGAAGGGTAGCATCTGACATATCACACCCCATTTCTGGTAAGATTTATATGGTCTTGCAGAATTAGATGAGCAACTAATGCTTACAGGCTATGTACCAGAACTTGAGAGTTAATTTCATAGTATTGAATTCCTTCTTAATGCTACAAGCCGAACAAAAACTTTCCAACTCAGTTTTCAAGGGAAACTATAATTGGGTTAGACAAAACCAAGATAAGTGTACAAGCAAGTGAAGCTTAAAAGGAACCATGCAATCTTTAACTCGAGAGGGGGTGAGGAACCTGGACCAAGAGAGAACAAACAATCAAACCGAAGCTCTAAAGATGTGTCCTTGGCATGGATTTCAGGATTAAGGTTGTGAATTGCTGCTGTGGGAGCTGGGAGGGACTCAGGGTGGAGCTGCTGTGCCTGGCCAGTAAATTGAGGCTTTGCACATTGCCAGCATGTTTAGAGTTTTTCAACAATGATTCAAATTCCAAACCATCATATGGTGGTTTATGTGGCAGTTAAAAATGGATCTCTTTTTGAAGAAGGCAAGCAATAAGTAGCTGGAAGTCAAAAGAATTTGCAGACAAGAACATTGAAAAAACAAGGAGGAATATACATTTTTCTTCACAGATTTTTTATCAGATTGAAATCTCAAATACATCTAAACCTCATGTATTGAGGTAAATACCATCCCCCTTAATCCTTGAATGAGAAACAAAGAGGATCAGTTCTCTGTAATCTCGCCAGAGTCTTCAATGACAACTGGTGAAGAAGTCATCCCTCTATCTGAACCCACACTCTCCTTCCTGAACACAACATGCTTCCCATCAAGCCATGGTGTCTTATCTGTTCATATAAAGAACTGGGAACTATTTGTGTTGAGTCCAGCATTCGCCATGGACAGCACACCAGTCCCAGTGTGCTTGACCTTGACGTTCTCATCTTCAAACTTCAATCCATAGATCGATTCCCCTCCAGTCCCATTACCCCTCTTGAAATCCCTACCCTGGCACATGAAGTTCGGGACAATACGGTGGAAGGCCGAGCCCTTGTAATGCAGTGGCTTTCTCGATCTTCCTATTCCTTTCTCACCCATGCAGAGGCTCCGGAAGTTCTCTGCCATTTTGGGAGTCACATCAGCAAATAGTTCCATCACGATTCGGCCGGCTTTCATCTTTCCGATCAGTATGTCGAAGAAAATCTTCGGGTTAGCCATCTTCTTCCCTCAGATATTATTTTTTCGTAACAAATCAATGGTTTCCGCAGTAGGGTTTCTGTAAAATCAAAGAAACAGgttaaaaggaaagaagaaaaaaaatgcatgggAAGGTAGTTTTAAGTTAAGTTATCAATGGGAAGAGAATGAAATCTCCGTCTTCTTTCAGGGAAATCCTCAAGTGAATGTCATGGAGAGAACATTAATAGGAGTTATGGTTTAACATCTTGCACAGCTTTTGAGCTCAACAGGCTTAAAATTACAAGCACCTGCAAGCCTTTGATATGTGCTTTTTGTACTTTTCCCTTTGATGAACGTAATTCTACAAATAAAATGGGATTTGATTTCTAAAACATGTGAATGGTtaaaaagattaaaattttttctatatattttttcattcgAATTTATGATGTCTTGTTCGTGCCATTGACTTAAGGGCCTTCAGCCATTAGAATGATTGCTGTGCTAAATTGTCTGCACCATGTAAGACTAGCTTTTtcttccaccaaaaaaataaaaaagggataTATGATGAAACCAGATCCGACCGACATTCCAACTGCTGCTTGTAGAAAGATTTAATTTTTATACTCGTGTCATTCATCTATATAGCTCCGCTTCCATTCTGATTTTCTTTGAGCTTCTGCAGGTAAAATTTAAACCTAAAGTTCCAACTTGTAGAGAATCTAAACCTGTTGGAATAAAAAGGTTACACCATTTACTTCCATTGTGCTCATACTAT includes these proteins:
- the LOC122641646 gene encoding LOW QUALITY PROTEIN: pentatricopeptide repeat-containing protein At1g06143-like (The sequence of the model RefSeq protein was modified relative to this genomic sequence to represent the inferred CDS: inserted 2 bases in 2 codons) → MFRELKELESVYATMLKRDSYQDCFLMNQFVSVCSTLGRMDSAILAFAHMEEPNVFVYNAMIRGFVRCASSIQGLQFYLQMLRAGVSPTSFTFSCLIKACSHLSAVGFGEAVHGHIWNNGLESHVFVQTALLDFSSIIGKTLQSRKVFDEMPERDAFAWASMIACHLRVGDLASTEKLFNEMPEKNTASWNTMIDGYARSANVESAAVLFNQMPVRDLVTWTTMIYCYSQNKQFQEALGVFQEMKNAGVRPDEVTMSTVISACAHLGALDLGRDIHLYVIKNEFSLDIYIGSALIDMYAKCGNLDRSLVVFFKLREKSLFCWNSVIEGLASHGYAKEALAMFSCMEREKVLPNKVTFISVLGACTHGGLVEEGRRRFFSMTQDYSIYPEIEHYGCMVDLLCRAGLVDEALGLIRGMTIEPNAVIWRAVLGGCKLHGNFEIAQIAVDKLIILEPDNFGYYVLLINMYAEANHWSEVAKVRAIMKERGVTKKSHGSSWIEAEXVASDISHPISGKIYMXLAELDEQLMLTGYVPELES